The DNA window TATTGTGCGTGGTCATTATGGTTTGGCTTGTGCCTCTCCGTCATTTTCTTTGCCTCAAGGGTTTTTAATGGATCGCCTGTTTGGGGGTGAGCTGTCGTGTTATCATTACCCCTCCTCCGTATTCGTTTTCCGCCCTGCCACACGTTCTGATGcaaattaatacattttctcGGTGGCTCCTAcagaaatgtttaataaataatggcCTTTTCCCAGACTTGGTCATcgttttaaaagtttttggtGTTCCTGTGACTATtgatatttcaaaaatatacatacatatacatatgtatattaaggAGGCgtaaaagcaaaataatttGAACTATGTATTTATAAGAGtcaaatatgtacattttttagAATTCCACAAAACTTTCGAAAATatcacaaaatcaaatttaaccgaaaattttattttccaaaggTCACAGTTCTTTGGCTTTAAAATGAAACTCTGGATTAAGTCTATTATAAATGTCTATTTATATAATAACCCTTGGaatgattaaatatttgattatgGGTCTTTACTGTTTACGACTTATCGCCTATTGATTACGGTGGGAAGCATCGCAATCCTTATCCCACACTTACTCATTCTCGCGTGAACGGAGAAAATACGGCGTATTCCGGGAGCTACCTCCTCCTCCGGCGCCCCCACCACCGCCACTGCCAGGTCCCTTCTGCGGACTAAGCCGCCGCATGCCGTTGGTCAGACTGCGGGATCGTGGcatactgctgctgctgccggaaCTCTGCCGCTGACTCTGGCCAGTGGATGTGGTCGATGGCGTCTTGCGGCCGCGGGAGCCGGCCACTGGAGCCCGACCACGGCGACTGCCCGACGTACCGGCGCTGTCCGCACTGCTGCCGCCACTACTATTCAGATGAGGAACACTCGAGGCCCGGCGAACCATGGTCACCGGTGGCGATGCCAGCGAATGGGGAGAAGCGGGATAAGGGGTCGATTGTTTGCTCAGCACTAGGATGTCCCGTGGACATGGCACTGTGGACACGCAGGTCAACTAATATTCAAAAATTCCGTCCTCCGATTGTCCGCGTTTCCGGTTAACCGCTCGCCGCGAAAACTCAACACGAACTGGCTGGCCAAGTTCACCAGAGCAGCCTTTTTTATTCGAGCCATCAGATTTATGGTAATTTCTACGCACGCACACCACTGGCCACCGACtactggccactggccaccgactactggccactggccaccaCCTACCCATATGCCCAACTAGTCAACCTAGGGAACACCCCCCGGCACCACCTGTAATTGAACttcgttgtggttgttgctttCACTCGCCAAAGGCACTCGCCGGAGTGACTCCTTCCCACAGTGGCAATTAAATCTACGTGCTGTTTGGTAAACAAACCGAGGGACTCCCCCGCCGAATGAGGAAGGCTTCTGaatggatgggtggatggtggatgaCCCCACTGCTGACCCTGGCGCCATTCGTGTCCATTCATCGTGcgcaactacaacaacattAACCGCCTTGTCGTGgcttatttgcatttacttCGGCATAATCAGGGCCGGGAACGTGGCATTCCTTTCCAGGATATTAAACCCACAGTTCGGACGGGTGGGTTAACAAGTATTGGCCACGTTAGAGGAATTCCCTGAAAGGTGAAATGCGTAGTCAACTTATATTTTAGATTAGAAATTAGATTCGGTACAAAGCTTGCACATTATCGTTTTTCTGGAATTAAAGTCTTAAATCGTTTCaaaattcatttcatattCCAAGCGACCTTTGATAAATTGCACTTGATTATTCAAAAGCCCCATTCACCTGTTTCATTATTAGAACCACAAATTACGTATCCAAATGATCCGCATGTTACCTAATAAATTGATGAACTCATATTAGACCCACAGCCGAGTGGCCAAACAAATTAGTAcaattagttttaataattgtttttgtataCGTCTCACAATGTTGcatgtttattttttcataaTCCATTGCATTCCGATTTGCAGCTGGCTTTCGATTTTTTGTTCTAATCATAGTCATTacgtgtatatatatgtagaatTAGTTATGAACTATACTTGGGACTGCTATTTATAGGTGTACACCCTATTTCCTAAGTGTTTATGGTATCTATCGAGTAATCTAGCTATTTTACAAAGTGCATACGAAATATGCAGCCATCGATATTTACATACGATTTAAGCGAATATagaaatgtatatataatttgataATCTTGTTTCGgatatttatattacaatTAAATTAGCTTAGCTTAGGCTCTCCTCGGAGAGCTCCTTTGAGCCTGCGGTTACATTCTGCCCGCAATTTTTACAAGTACGTTACTTTATTAGTCTAGGCCTATTTCTTTAGTAAATAAGATATAGAGTTCTTCTCCTTTGACGATCGCCAGGGATAAGCGACTATACGTGTTTATCAATTAATAAGCGTAATCCATTCTGTAGTGGGGTTTGTAGTTATAGTTGATTATTTGTGGTAGGAGGAACCAATGATGCAGTTAATCCGTGTTCTTTCATTGGGGCTTGGCGCCCTGATAGATACCCTCTGAGTACTTGGGCCTGCACTCGGCGCAGAACCACTTGCCCTGCGGCGCCACCATGATGCCCACGCACTCAAAGTGGAACCACTCGATAAGACAGTTGTCCCCGTCGCATGCGATCATCTCGGAGACCTCGTCGTACGGACAGCGACAGTAGCAGTACACCGATTCTCCTTCACGAGCGAGGCGCGCTCCTGCCGGCGGTCGAATGGGATACCGTATGTTGTTCGCCTTGAAGTACTGCAGTGTGGCGAATCCGGGATTGGGTAGCAGTGCTGGTGGTATGGGTTGGTTGAAAGCAGTGGCcgctggcggtggtggtggtggaacTGGCAAAGCCACCGGTAGAGGAGTTGGCAAAACTGGAGGTGGCGCCGGTTGTGGAGTCGGGAGCACACTGGTCACATTCACCTCCGCCTCGTCGTCATCAGAGCTGCTTTCACTGCTGTCCGACGGTGGAGCAGTGGTGGGCAACAGGCTAGGCCGGATTTTGAGAGTGGGAATGGGTGGCAAGTGATCCTCTCGATCGGGCTTGTGACGCTTGGCTGAGCGAGATCCTCCTGTGGCGAGAAGCGAACGCTGTTTGCTTCTCTTCCGCGAGGAGCCTGCCAATGAAGTTCCGCCATTGCTGTGTGAGTGATGGTGGTGGCTACTGTTATTGTTATTCCTGTTTCGCTGCTTAGGCGGTGTGGGCAGATCCTCCTTGGCCCAGGTCAACtgtggtggtggctgcggtTTGATAAGCTGCATTCCCACCTGTAGCGGTGGCGCTAGAACGGCGCTCATGTTTTCGTCGTCGCTCGTATAGCCGTAGAACTTGTTGGGCCGTCGCTGGCGTTTCGAACGCTTCAACTGGGCATCGGCAtcggagcagctgctgccctCACTCATCCTGGTCATGGATGATTGCAGTTGACGATGGGTAAGTGGCGTTACAGGGAACACAGAAGATTCTGGATGTGACTGTATAGGAGTAGGCGGCTCCAGGGGCGGAATCATTCCAGGCATTCCGGCTATCCTATCCATGGGTAGGGGTGTACTAGCCATCGGCTGTAGCTTGCCAGTTTTACTCGTAGACTTTCGTTCccgcttctttttcttgttccTCACCTTTTCCCGCTTGtcagcaaaagcagaagctTCCTCCGGAAGAGAAGGAGTTGATGGTCGACTGTTTTCCACAATGTCGTAATTGTTGCTGGGCCGCAGTGGGGCATGCTCGGCCATGAGAGCCTCTCGCTTTTGGGTCAGCAGTTCGTTGGCCAGTTTCTGAGGATGGGAATCGTAGAACTCTTCATCCGTATCCGAGAAAGCTGTATCGAAGTCCGACTCATTGTACATAGGAGGCTTGGGCGAGGGTGGAGCCACTGGATTATTGTTCTCATTGACGGCAGTTGTCTCCTCCACTTGATCCTGCTCATTTGGACCATTCTGACCGTTTTTGAGTGACTCTGAGCTCTTCTTTACCTTTAAAGATTTCTTGCGAGACCGTTTCTGCGGCGATCCACGAGCAGTAGAGCTATCCGAGTCGTCGGAATTGTCGCTGGAACTACTGCTGTTGCTAGAACTACAGCTACAGTTGGAGCCGCACGAACAGCTCGAGGAATCGGAGTCGGACGAGCTGGAGCTACTTGAACTGTCGCTATCACTTGAGGCATTCTCACCAGGCGTTTTGATTGATGATTTGTTAGCGGACTTTTGTTTCACGGGTGAGGGTGGTGGCGTGCGGTGCAATTTGCAATAATCGTGATCAGACCAGGCAACGTGAAGTTTTGCGGGCGGAAGAATGGCTAAGTCTTCCCTGTCCTCCTCCTTAACCGCCTGCTCTTCCGGGATGGCCACCGCCTGATTTTGAAGGAGGTTTTTCCAAATTGACACATCCACTTGTTCTTCCTCCTTCTTGGGCTCCGATTCATCATCGGCATCCAGAGCCTTTTCTTCTTTAGAGCCGTctgaaagtttttctttatctTCCAGTTTGGATTTGCCATCAAGTTCATCGGCGTCACTCTCAGAGGATGGCGACAGCATCACCTTGGGCATATCCAGATCATCCACAGAGGATCGCATTGGCAGCTTAGGCTGCTCTTGGTGGCTGCTTCTCGGCGCATCTGAATCACTGTCATCACTGCTATCCGACTCGGAGAGATTGGGTGCGATGAGATTAAGGTCCTCCAAGGATTCCTTGTTGCGCTTCGACTTCTTGCGCCGTTTTCTATTCTCAGATTTACTGACTGGCGGCTCTTTTGCATTCTCAATACGGTCCGGTTCCTCCTTCTTGGTGGACTCTTTATTGGTTTCCGATTCGGACAAGAGCTTTTCACTATTTTGTGTTCCTTCTTTTTTATCCTCGCCATCTTCTAGCTCCTCCTTTATTTCCTCCAACTTTGGAGCCGAAGTGGCATCATTCGCCTGCTCCATGGAATCCGCTTGGGGCAGTTCCTTCGCGACATGACTGCTGGCATGTTTTAGCAAGAGCTTGCGCGAAACGAATTTCTCTTCGCAGCCCTCCTCTGTGCACGCATAGCGGAAATCGCCTGTATGCATTCTTTGATGTACCTCCAGGTATATGGCTTTGCTGAAGACGAACCCGCATTGCTCGCATGGGAATTCTGCGGGCGGCACACAGAAGTGGTAGACATGGCGCCAGCGCTTTTGTAGACATTGCTTGCATCCTGCACTCTCCGTTCCGTGCTTCCAGAACAGATGCTTTGAGATATCCTGCTTGTTGCGATACGCGATACCACAGCGATAGCACAAGTGTAGTAACTTGTGCTTCCACACGTGAGACGACAGTTTCGCTTGGCTCTGGCAATCCTCTAGACAGATGTCGCAAGCCTGGTGCTGCTTCCTCAAATGCACCATTAGTCTAAAGGCGGAGGGCAATGGAGCCATATCGCAGAGACAGCAACGGAACTGAAGATCGTAAATACTTCCAGCTACCTCGCCTGGACAAATATGACACAAAATCTCGCTGTAGCTATAGAAGTTAGTTTGACACATTACACACATTATGTTTGACTTTATGTGAAGTCTTCTGTTGTGGGTGTACAGCTCCTTGTGAGTGGAGGTCACAAAACGGCAGGTGAAGCACTCGTATATTCGCTCGTTGAACGGCTCCACGTACTTGCCATTTTCCAAACTGCAACAACTGGCCGCATTCATATACTCGTTTTCCAAGTGCGGAAGAAAGCTTTTCAGTTTTGCTACAATGGTCTCTGCGTACAGTTCCTCTGCCGTAATGCTATCCACTGTGGCTGTAAATCTGTGCTGGCCTATTAAATGAAGCACCAACTGCTTTACATTTACCGCGATCCTTCGGGCATGATTGCAATACAGGCATAAGGAGTACACTGATTTTAAGCACAAACGCACAAAATCCACCATCGAAAACCGATCGAGAGGACGATCCAGTTGCAGATCCACCGTGTGGGTGTCAGCTCCAGCTACTATTATGCCGTCGGCGGGTGGAAGCGGCTGAATGGCAAGCGGTTCGTCAACAGGTTGGAGCTCGTGCAAAGGTTGGGCTGGCTCCAGAGATTCCTTCTGTTCCCCCGTAGAATCCCTACTATCTTCCATCTCTGGTCCATTCAAACTATCATCTATGTCCATGCAATCACTGCCGAGACTGTTACGACGCACTGCATCGGGCTGATCTTGAAATTCAGTAATTAAAGCTGGGGGAGGTTCTGGAAGATTGACGTGATTGTTGTGAGGCGACGCAGGTGGCGTTAGTGACCAACGACGCTGTTCCTCTTGCTGTGGCTGCAGGTGCTGAGGAGGATCTACAACCTGTGGCacaacattttccaaatgTGCATTGGCCATAATAACCTTGGACTGCTTTTTGGTAATTATATCCGCCTTGGTTCGCTCAATGTCCAGCTTGGTGCGCTCCAGTTCCGCCAGTACACGATTTAGCTTAGACGCAGTCGAGTCATCGAAGTTAAGCGCtggcggtggaggaggcggtgCATCAAAAGGTAGCTCCTCGGTTGGTGCCGACACTGCTTCTTCCACCGGCTGTGCCGTTTCTAGCTCCTCGTCCTCCGTATCCGTACTGCTGAGGGCTGCATCCACAGACTTCTGAA is part of the Drosophila yakuba strain Tai18E2 chromosome 2R, Prin_Dyak_Tai18E2_2.1, whole genome shotgun sequence genome and encodes:
- the LOC6531261 gene encoding uncharacterized protein LOC6531261 isoform X1 translates to MMEALDQQQAKLTSNRDDGEAGTGSETGSGAGTGGGAAAGEEDDIEELHYVLDLAKKESESHQHGENNNAEENEDGKPKKNDDVIDLAMANGQGFSDTPEEETAGTEETEQSEESLLHLRKSTETPVDLEPLSSPANCLTTAPPSTDLVKQELVEDNPEELPEAGSIPLTDQFLKDIKLKTEVEDKTDSLSDNHMEFLSDSEDHPADTLEANHESETDEKVVQFLPKESDSNEVEEKYFPSANDDSESEIEEKGYTPPVIHLETDSESGEKEFLSIKDNESPALEIEGETAESQSSKDLYKDDVDENVSPIAPEVDDTASQPTVVPSLEGSDTLDSPSLTMDVDLPRCEDGAPPSVIKIESDLEDEAHSDSVKLKEHTVEVVPLIKLNGAHKALKEEKLVDEEMVEPGQELEDPKELSVITNHTGNNSKEEDTSASQVPSLSVILPVRTSRSRSTSSRSSTVSSASQPQLVIDHPESEHNAKPPTLKLSLKRRRSKSSSVSQSDKQTKMESGGSVSSLLLQRLQGNANVGPPVASTESLQVLSCAKCNLQFEFESFQQLNKHQAQCSGIQSISSELPQKQERFFRCAQCSTVHQCWHFFLHMREVHQRYICLYCNHVYPSVEKLSLHLENKHDIDQSHFAKDAWEEQQKTEDRARHLVCCTCQATFVQGSEFEDHDCSQLMQPCALCNQKSGHAIGCKNNKRKPSRRRRKVRRPPETPLPIPQEPVEQPILVEAIPEQQPQQLQLQSDMQNLFPAENIPAPEPVEDPPAPPIPKLVVPKIMLRVPKEFQKSVDAALSSTDTEDEELETAQPVEEAVSAPTEELPFDAPPPPPPALNFDDSTASKLNRVLAELERTKLDIERTKADIITKKQSKVIMANAHLENVVPQVVDPPQHLQPQQEEQRRWSLTPPASPHNNHVNLPEPPPALITEFQDQPDAVRRNSLGSDCMDIDDSLNGPEMEDSRDSTGEQKESLEPAQPLHELQPVDEPLAIQPLPPADGIIVAGADTHTVDLQLDRPLDRFSMVDFVRLCLKSVYSLCLYCNHARRIAVNVKQLVLHLIGQHRFTATVDSITAEELYAETIVAKLKSFLPHLENEYMNAASCCSLENGKYVEPFNERIYECFTCRFVTSTHKELYTHNRRLHIKSNIMCVMCQTNFYSYSEILCHICPGEVAGSIYDLQFRCCLCDMAPLPSAFRLMVHLRKQHQACDICLEDCQSQAKLSSHVWKHKLLHLCYRCGIAYRNKQDISKHLFWKHGTESAGCKQCLQKRWRHVYHFCVPPAEFPCEQCGFVFSKAIYLEVHQRMHTGDFRYACTEEGCEEKFVSRKLLLKHASSHVAKELPQADSMEQANDATSAPKLEEIKEELEDGEDKKEGTQNSEKLLSESETNKESTKKEEPDRIENAKEPPVSKSENRKRRKKSKRNKESLEDLNLIAPNLSESDSSDDSDSDAPRSSHQEQPKLPMRSSVDDLDMPKVMLSPSSESDADELDGKSKLEDKEKLSDGSKEEKALDADDESEPKKEEEQVDVSIWKNLLQNQAVAIPEEQAVKEEDREDLAILPPAKLHVAWSDHDYCKLHRTPPPSPVKQKSANKSSIKTPGENASSDSDSSSSSSSSDSDSSSCSCGSNCSCSSSNSSSSSDNSDDSDSSTARGSPQKRSRKKSLKVKKSSESLKNGQNGPNEQDQVEETTAVNENNNPVAPPSPKPPMYNESDFDTAFSDTDEEFYDSHPQKLANELLTQKREALMAEHAPLRPSNNYDIVENSRPSTPSLPEEASAFADKREKVRNKKKKRERKSTSKTGKLQPMASTPLPMDRIAGMPGMIPPLEPPTPIQSHPESSVFPVTPLTHRQLQSSMTRMSEGSSCSDADAQLKRSKRQRRPNKFYGYTSDDENMSAVLAPPLQVGMQLIKPQPPPQLTWAKEDLPTPPKQRNRNNNNSSHHHHSHSNGGTSLAGSSRKRSKQRSLLATGGSRSAKRHKPDREDHLPPIPTLKIRPSLLPTTAPPSDSSESSSDDDEAEVNVTSVLPTPQPAPPPVLPTPLPVALPVPPPPPPAATAFNQPIPPALLPNPGFATLQYFKANNIRYPIRPPAGARLAREGESVYCYCRCPYDEVSEMIACDGDNCLIEWFHFECVGIMVAPQGKWFCAECRPKYSEGIYQGAKPQ
- the LOC6531261 gene encoding uncharacterized protein LOC6531261 isoform X2; amino-acid sequence: MMEALDQQQAKLTSNRDDGEAGTGSETGSGAGTGGGAAAGEEDDIEELHYVLDLAKKESESHQHGENNNAEENEDGKPKKNDDVIDLAMANGQGFSDTPEEETAGTEETEQSEESLLHLRKSTETPVDLEPLSSPANCLTTAPPSTDLVKQELVEDNPEELPEAGSIPLTDQFLKDIKLKTEVEDKTDSLSDNHMEFLSDSEDHPADTLEANHESETDEKVVQFLPKESDSNEVEEKYFPSANDDSESEIEEKGYTPPVIHLETDSESGEKEFLSIKDNESPALEIEGETAESQSSKDLYKDDVDENVSPIAPEVDDTASQPTVVPSLEGSDTLDSPSLTMDVDLPRCEDGAPPSVIKIESDLEDEAHSDSVKLKEHTVEVVPLIKLNGAHKALKEEKLVDEEMVEPGQELEDPKELSVITNHTGNNSKEEDTSASQVPSLSVILPVRTSRSRSTSSRSSTVSSASQPQLVIDHPESEHNAKPPTLKLSLKRRRSKSSSVSQSDKQTKMESGGSVSSLLLQRLQGNANVGPPVASTESLQVLSCAKCNLQFEFESFQQLNKHQAQCSGIQSISSELPQKQERFFRCAQCSTVHQCWHFFLHMREVHQRYICLYCNHVYPSVEKLSLHLENKHDIDQSHFAKDAWEEQQKTEDRARHLVCCTCQATFVQGSEFEDHDCSQLMQPCALCNQKSGHAIGCKNNKRKPSRRRRKVRRPPETPLPIPQEPVEQPILVEAIPEQQPQQLQLQSDMQNLFPAENTPEPVEDPPAPPIPKLVVPKIMLRVPKEFQKSVDAALSSTDTEDEELETAQPVEEAVSAPTEELPFDAPPPPPPALNFDDSTASKLNRVLAELERTKLDIERTKADIITKKQSKVIMANAHLENVVPQVVDPPQHLQPQQEEQRRWSLTPPASPHNNHVNLPEPPPALITEFQDQPDAVRRNSLGSDCMDIDDSLNGPEMEDSRDSTGEQKESLEPAQPLHELQPVDEPLAIQPLPPADGIIVAGADTHTVDLQLDRPLDRFSMVDFVRLCLKSVYSLCLYCNHARRIAVNVKQLVLHLIGQHRFTATVDSITAEELYAETIVAKLKSFLPHLENEYMNAASCCSLENGKYVEPFNERIYECFTCRFVTSTHKELYTHNRRLHIKSNIMCVMCQTNFYSYSEILCHICPGEVAGSIYDLQFRCCLCDMAPLPSAFRLMVHLRKQHQACDICLEDCQSQAKLSSHVWKHKLLHLCYRCGIAYRNKQDISKHLFWKHGTESAGCKQCLQKRWRHVYHFCVPPAEFPCEQCGFVFSKAIYLEVHQRMHTGDFRYACTEEGCEEKFVSRKLLLKHASSHVAKELPQADSMEQANDATSAPKLEEIKEELEDGEDKKEGTQNSEKLLSESETNKESTKKEEPDRIENAKEPPVSKSENRKRRKKSKRNKESLEDLNLIAPNLSESDSSDDSDSDAPRSSHQEQPKLPMRSSVDDLDMPKVMLSPSSESDADELDGKSKLEDKEKLSDGSKEEKALDADDESEPKKEEEQVDVSIWKNLLQNQAVAIPEEQAVKEEDREDLAILPPAKLHVAWSDHDYCKLHRTPPPSPVKQKSANKSSIKTPGENASSDSDSSSSSSSSDSDSSSCSCGSNCSCSSSNSSSSSDNSDDSDSSTARGSPQKRSRKKSLKVKKSSESLKNGQNGPNEQDQVEETTAVNENNNPVAPPSPKPPMYNESDFDTAFSDTDEEFYDSHPQKLANELLTQKREALMAEHAPLRPSNNYDIVENSRPSTPSLPEEASAFADKREKVRNKKKKRERKSTSKTGKLQPMASTPLPMDRIAGMPGMIPPLEPPTPIQSHPESSVFPVTPLTHRQLQSSMTRMSEGSSCSDADAQLKRSKRQRRPNKFYGYTSDDENMSAVLAPPLQVGMQLIKPQPPPQLTWAKEDLPTPPKQRNRNNNNSSHHHHSHSNGGTSLAGSSRKRSKQRSLLATGGSRSAKRHKPDREDHLPPIPTLKIRPSLLPTTAPPSDSSESSSDDDEAEVNVTSVLPTPQPAPPPVLPTPLPVALPVPPPPPPAATAFNQPIPPALLPNPGFATLQYFKANNIRYPIRPPAGARLAREGESVYCYCRCPYDEVSEMIACDGDNCLIEWFHFECVGIMVAPQGKWFCAECRPKYSEGIYQGAKPQ